In a genomic window of Occallatibacter riparius:
- a CDS encoding ABC transporter permease, giving the protein MPPVRQDANSATSQGSRNVSASNAAFSPLQNGGATCASVCECSPSAQISSAAVVVALALGIGMNSAVFTFVNGLLLRPPQGVSDTGKLIEIWLHDPKSSGVQGWGPFNYPDYAYYRDHAKSVQGLMAFDGDPEEAIWNHQGSGEILHAQFVSGNLFSLLRINPVLGRALSVDDDNIANPRQVIVLSYPFWKQKLNSDPNVVGKTLIMNGTAFTIIGVAPAGFTGLMVGMDPDFWAPLTVMARFRHEVAERFTSRNSYWLIVAGKMRSTADRKSVQAEMHVLAQQVYHNNGSKNDFQDAIVYPLTLVPGPFRVYVAAFTGGLLAVFALVLLIACTNAASLLLARATGRGREMATRAALGAGRARLVRQMLIESLMLATLAGAAGIAVAWVTSRMLMMLKPASIPITLSIPIDWRVVLFTTAISIATGVVFGLAPALRAGAVRAARILKEETQTAGPKKSRLRSALVVAQMAACVVLLAGATLCVRSLLNANAIDAGFDTHHIALTTLDPSNLGYSPAKIDEFYTRLLDRVRQLPGVTSASYTAFLPLGTSRSGTTVGKDSGPNQDKTEVDFYRVSPGFFQTMGIPLLRGRDFTQKEFNGDKADAVVINQTLANRLWPGEDPVGRRLAMHDEKSTRLVVGVVKDGKYHTLGEPPAAVMFLPSLHPQRTIVVRSTGDSRTLLDEIQREVTIVDPLMAATDGQTIEQYMALPLFPARAVGWLLGVSGLLAVVMTAIGLFGVIAYMVSQRTHEIGVRMALGARRSDVMKMVMNQGLRLSAIGLGIGFMGAFAASRLLAPVLYGIGANDPVTMAAVVIGLTLIALAACYLPARKAMNIDPSVALRYE; this is encoded by the coding sequence ATGCCGCCCGTGCGGCAAGACGCCAATTCGGCAACGTCACAGGGCTCAAGGAACGTCAGCGCATCCAACGCGGCCTTCTCTCCCCTTCAGAATGGTGGCGCGACATGCGCTTCGGTATGCGAATGCTCGCCAAGCGCCCAAATATCAAGTGCCGCTGTAGTCGTGGCACTTGCGCTTGGCATCGGCATGAACTCCGCCGTATTTACCTTCGTGAATGGCCTTCTCCTCCGTCCTCCTCAAGGTGTCAGCGACACCGGCAAACTTATCGAGATCTGGCTGCACGACCCGAAATCCAGCGGCGTGCAAGGCTGGGGCCCCTTCAACTATCCCGATTACGCCTACTACCGCGATCATGCAAAATCAGTTCAGGGCCTCATGGCCTTCGACGGCGATCCCGAAGAAGCAATTTGGAATCACCAGGGCTCCGGCGAAATCCTTCATGCGCAATTTGTCTCCGGCAACCTGTTTTCGCTCCTCCGAATAAACCCGGTCCTCGGCCGCGCGCTCTCCGTAGACGACGACAACATCGCGAACCCGCGCCAGGTCATCGTCCTGAGCTATCCCTTCTGGAAGCAAAAGCTCAACAGTGATCCAAACGTTGTCGGCAAAACGCTGATCATGAATGGCACAGCATTCACAATCATCGGTGTGGCACCAGCCGGATTCACCGGCCTCATGGTCGGCATGGATCCCGACTTCTGGGCGCCGCTCACTGTGATGGCGCGCTTTCGGCACGAAGTTGCAGAACGCTTCACCAGCCGCAACTCATATTGGCTTATCGTCGCGGGCAAAATGCGCAGCACCGCCGACCGCAAGAGCGTGCAGGCAGAGATGCACGTGCTCGCCCAGCAGGTCTACCACAACAACGGAAGCAAAAACGATTTTCAGGACGCCATCGTCTATCCACTTACGCTCGTCCCCGGACCGTTCCGTGTATACGTCGCCGCTTTCACCGGTGGGCTCCTCGCCGTCTTCGCGCTGGTTTTGCTGATCGCCTGTACCAATGCCGCCAGTCTGCTGCTGGCCCGCGCCACCGGCCGCGGACGCGAAATGGCAACGCGCGCGGCACTCGGAGCGGGTCGTGCACGTCTCGTGCGCCAGATGCTCATTGAAAGCCTCATGCTCGCCACACTCGCTGGAGCAGCCGGCATTGCCGTGGCCTGGGTTACTTCGCGAATGCTCATGATGCTGAAGCCCGCGAGCATTCCTATCACACTCTCCATTCCCATCGACTGGCGAGTCGTCCTGTTCACGACGGCGATCTCCATTGCCACCGGCGTGGTTTTCGGCCTCGCTCCAGCATTACGTGCCGGTGCCGTGCGGGCCGCCCGCATTCTTAAGGAAGAAACGCAGACCGCCGGCCCGAAAAAATCGCGCCTCCGCAGCGCGCTTGTCGTCGCGCAAATGGCCGCTTGCGTTGTGCTTCTCGCCGGAGCAACGCTCTGTGTGCGAAGCCTCCTGAATGCGAACGCCATCGATGCCGGTTTCGATACCCATCACATCGCGCTCACTACACTTGACCCGAGCAACCTCGGTTACTCACCCGCAAAAATCGACGAGTTCTACACCCGCCTTCTGGATCGGGTTCGGCAACTCCCCGGAGTCACTTCGGCCAGCTACACAGCCTTTCTGCCCCTCGGCACCTCGCGCTCGGGAACAACGGTCGGCAAGGACTCCGGACCCAACCAGGACAAAACAGAGGTCGACTTCTATCGCGTCTCTCCCGGATTCTTTCAGACAATGGGCATCCCCCTTCTCCGCGGGCGCGACTTCACTCAGAAAGAATTCAACGGCGACAAGGCCGACGCAGTCGTCATCAATCAGACTCTCGCAAACCGGCTTTGGCCCGGAGAAGACCCCGTGGGCAGGCGCCTCGCCATGCACGATGAGAAATCCACGCGCCTGGTCGTCGGCGTTGTAAAGGACGGCAAGTACCACACCCTCGGTGAGCCCCCCGCCGCTGTAATGTTTCTACCGAGTCTGCATCCTCAGCGCACCATCGTAGTGCGTTCCACAGGAGACTCCCGCACGCTCCTCGACGAAATTCAGCGCGAGGTCACAATCGTCGACCCGCTCATGGCGGCTACTGATGGACAGACCATCGAGCAGTACATGGCTCTTCCCCTGTTCCCCGCCCGGGCAGTAGGCTGGCTCCTCGGAGTCTCCGGACTCCTCGCTGTCGTGATGACCGCCATCGGCCTCTTCGGCGTCATTGCCTACATGGTCTCGCAGCGTACGCACGAAATCGGAGTGCGCATGGCGTTAGGCGCGCGCCGCAGCGATGTGATGAAAATGGTGATGAACCAGGGCTTGCGCCTCTCCGCGATTGGCCTGGGCATCGGCTTCATGGGAGCCTTCGCAGCATCGCGACTGCTTGCCCCCGTCCTCTATGGCATCGGCGCAAACGATCCTGTTACGATGGCGGCCGTAGTCATTGGACTGACCTTAATCGCCCTCGCGGCATGCTATCTGCCCGCCAGGAAAGCGATGAACATCGATCCGTCAGTAGCATTGCGCTATGAATGA
- a CDS encoding sugar phosphate isomerase/epimerase family protein — MNRREFLTTGAAAAALLSSKQFAFADPLGLPIGCQTYPVRKSIGSDFAGTMKQLHAAGFTQIELCSPYGYEEFSSLQKYKPQELRRMLEDWGLGCISAHWGADELFQKADQSIAYAKDFGMTQMAIAALGPWAPRTTESPDDVKRMVEPFNAFAEKAHAAGIVALLHNEAFVSEHIDGKPVYDMMIAALNPATTKLQFQVSTAQQGYDAVTYFNKYPGRFLSMHCQDWVKDSSTKSGFRQVPIGKGVVDWKSVFAAAKTGGVKNYFVELEEDPSLMPASVPYLKSLSV, encoded by the coding sequence ATGAATCGCAGAGAGTTTCTCACCACAGGGGCCGCTGCCGCCGCTCTTCTCTCCTCCAAACAGTTCGCATTCGCTGATCCGCTTGGTCTGCCCATCGGCTGTCAGACCTATCCCGTGCGCAAGTCGATCGGTTCGGACTTCGCCGGCACCATGAAGCAATTGCATGCAGCCGGCTTCACGCAGATCGAGCTCTGCTCGCCCTACGGCTACGAAGAATTCTCCAGCCTGCAGAAATACAAGCCACAGGAGTTGCGGCGCATGCTCGAAGACTGGGGCCTCGGCTGCATCTCCGCGCACTGGGGTGCAGATGAGCTCTTCCAAAAGGCGGACCAGAGCATCGCCTACGCCAAGGACTTCGGCATGACGCAGATGGCGATCGCCGCACTCGGCCCCTGGGCTCCCCGCACCACCGAGTCACCCGACGACGTCAAGCGCATGGTCGAGCCCTTTAACGCCTTCGCCGAAAAGGCGCACGCCGCTGGCATCGTCGCATTGCTGCACAATGAAGCGTTCGTCTCCGAGCACATCGACGGCAAACCCGTCTACGACATGATGATCGCCGCACTCAATCCCGCCACCACCAAATTGCAGTTCCAGGTATCCACCGCGCAGCAGGGCTACGATGCGGTGACCTATTTCAACAAGTATCCCGGCCGTTTCCTCTCCATGCACTGCCAGGACTGGGTAAAGGACTCCTCCACCAAATCCGGCTTCCGCCAGGTCCCGATCGGCAAGGGAGTCGTCGATTGGAAGTCCGTCTTCGCGGCGGCCAAAACCGGTGGCGTAAAGAACTACTTCGTCGAACTCGAAGAAGATCCCTCATTGATGCCGGCAAGCGTGCCTTACCTCAAGTCCCTGAGCGTCTGA
- a CDS encoding Gfo/Idh/MocA family protein, which translates to MLNRRDFLEAASATAAFTILPRHVLAKSGAVPPSDKITVAHIGTGTEGLREMPRLMASPEIQIVAVCDPSQHAIGYRDWGKDDLLNELRTVLEKPDWMKGTEGIVPGGRDLAKNFVETYYAADQPSGTYKGCASYADFRELLDKEKDIDAVKIMTPDHLHGVISIACMKKGKHVILHKPIANRLQEAKLVIETARQTGVATHFMPWEANGSMDQIMAWINGGAIGTLREIHNWTNRPVWPQYTNLPTAAPVPDGFDWDLWLGPEAERPYSPDYTHMVFRGWYDFGGGSMADMGHYSLWAVFNALDLKSPTSIEPAKTHVCGFNNGIAFQVQNDYSFPTASSVRFKYPASGTRGPVDLVWYDGGMRPPTPEELEAANEELPVEGMMFTGTKGKILSGFMLEDPQLILPGGTPKDQPPPTYARGKQVAPSMRQWIAAVRGSGSQPPSSFLNAWPITEAVNLYAVALRTGKKLIYDGQSQKITNLADANKYLAREYRKGWDPQA; encoded by the coding sequence ATGTTGAATCGGCGCGATTTCCTTGAAGCCGCATCCGCCACCGCTGCTTTCACCATCCTCCCGCGCCATGTATTGGCGAAAAGCGGCGCTGTCCCTCCCAGCGACAAGATCACCGTGGCGCACATCGGCACGGGCACCGAGGGTCTTCGCGAGATGCCGCGCCTCATGGCGAGCCCTGAAATCCAGATCGTCGCCGTCTGCGACCCTTCCCAGCACGCCATCGGATACCGCGACTGGGGCAAGGACGACCTCCTCAACGAACTGCGCACCGTCCTCGAGAAGCCCGATTGGATGAAAGGCACCGAAGGCATCGTCCCCGGAGGCCGCGACCTGGCCAAGAACTTCGTCGAGACCTACTACGCGGCCGACCAGCCCAGCGGAACCTACAAGGGCTGCGCGTCCTACGCCGATTTCCGCGAGCTCCTCGACAAAGAAAAAGACATCGACGCAGTCAAGATCATGACGCCCGATCATCTTCACGGCGTCATCAGCATCGCCTGCATGAAGAAGGGCAAGCATGTCATCCTGCACAAGCCCATCGCCAATCGATTGCAGGAAGCCAAGCTCGTCATCGAAACTGCGCGCCAAACCGGTGTCGCCACGCACTTCATGCCCTGGGAAGCCAACGGTTCCATGGATCAGATCATGGCCTGGATCAACGGCGGAGCCATCGGCACCCTCCGCGAAATCCATAACTGGACCAACCGTCCCGTCTGGCCCCAGTACACCAACCTCCCCACCGCCGCGCCTGTTCCTGATGGCTTCGATTGGGATCTGTGGCTCGGTCCTGAAGCCGAGCGACCCTACTCGCCCGACTATACGCACATGGTGTTTCGCGGCTGGTATGACTTCGGAGGAGGTTCCATGGCCGACATGGGCCATTACAGCCTCTGGGCGGTCTTCAATGCTCTCGATCTCAAGTCCCCCACCAGCATTGAACCGGCGAAGACGCACGTCTGCGGATTCAACAACGGAATCGCCTTCCAGGTGCAGAACGACTATTCGTTCCCCACCGCCTCCTCCGTCCGCTTCAAATATCCGGCCAGCGGCACTCGGGGCCCTGTCGACCTCGTCTGGTACGACGGCGGCATGCGCCCTCCCACACCCGAGGAGCTGGAGGCCGCAAACGAAGAGCTTCCCGTCGAGGGCATGATGTTCACCGGCACCAAGGGGAAGATCCTCTCCGGCTTCATGCTGGAAGATCCGCAACTGATATTGCCAGGCGGAACGCCCAAAGATCAGCCCCCGCCGACTTATGCCCGCGGCAAACAGGTTGCGCCCAGCATGCGCCAGTGGATTGCCGCCGTACGCGGCAGCGGATCGCAACCGCCCTCGAGTTTCCTGAACGCATGGCCCATCACAGAGGCAGTGAACCTCTACGCCGTCGCACTGCGCACCGGCAAGAAGCTGATCTACGATGGCCAGTCCCAAAAGATCACCAACCTCGCAGATGCCAACAAGTATCTGGCCCGCGAATACCGCAAGGGCTGGGATCCCCAGGCATAA
- a CDS encoding DinB family protein, with protein MRIRALVLAVAVIVSGVTQMRAQMSEQPPAPPIGTKEDPSKAMDSLLSMMEGEVMGAAKAMPADKYSFAPAQGIFAESQKTQFDTVRTFVGQVTHLAQANYFFFGWSGIKPDRDVKAIGSIKTKDEAVAALEASFVYAHKAIATITTENAFIAVKPVDGFSTRITITGFAAAHGYDHYGQLVEYLRMNGIVPPASAK; from the coding sequence ATGCGCATTCGTGCTCTGGTTCTTGCGGTTGCTGTCATCGTGAGTGGGGTTACGCAGATGCGGGCGCAGATGAGCGAGCAACCGCCGGCGCCTCCCATCGGTACAAAGGAAGATCCCTCGAAAGCAATGGACAGCTTGCTCTCCATGATGGAAGGCGAGGTAATGGGCGCGGCCAAGGCTATGCCGGCCGATAAGTACAGTTTCGCGCCCGCGCAAGGCATCTTTGCCGAGAGCCAGAAGACGCAGTTCGATACCGTGCGCACCTTTGTAGGACAGGTAACGCATCTGGCGCAGGCCAACTACTTCTTCTTCGGCTGGAGCGGCATCAAGCCTGACCGCGACGTGAAGGCAATCGGCTCCATCAAAACAAAGGACGAAGCCGTGGCCGCACTGGAAGCCTCCTTCGTCTACGCGCACAAGGCCATTGCGACCATCACCACGGAGAATGCATTCATCGCTGTCAAGCCGGTCGACGGCTTCAGCACGCGCATCACGATTACCGGATTTGCCGCGGCCCACGGGTATGACCACTATGGCCAATTGGTGGAGTACCTGCGCATGAACGGCATTGTGCCGCCGGCCAGCGCCAAATAG